One region of Carassius gibelio isolate Cgi1373 ecotype wild population from Czech Republic chromosome A1, carGib1.2-hapl.c, whole genome shotgun sequence genomic DNA includes:
- the LOC127938068 gene encoding protein NLRC3-like — translation MTETTSAQTGDLHKPLHNELQRVKEQHKTSMKNKYERLFEGLKLQENESLLNSIYTQLYIIEGEREGVNEEHEVLQMEKTARTQHSQDTPIYCNDIFKASAEAGSEEKEQIKTVLTKGIAGIGKTVSVQKFILDWAEGKANQDVDFMFVLPFRELNLIPDHQFSLHRLLLDFHPELQDLDSQIYEECKVVFIFDGLDESRITLMFSDAQKVCDVTETSSVAVLMSKLMKGELLPSALIWITSRPAAANQIPSKYIHRLTEIQGFTEPQKEEYFRKRISDEHQASRIISHIRRARSLHIMCHIPVFCWISSTVLQKLLEEDLRAEIPQTLTEMYIHFLLIQINMRKQKYEERDPEKLLPSDREVILKLAEVAFKQLMKGNVMFYEEDLIESSIDVTDASVYSGICTEIFKQESVIHQRKVYSFIHLSVQEFLAAFHVFYCYLNSTMETLKVMVPMHNLLKGAVDEATEHENGRLDLFLRFLLGVSLESNQRLLQDLLTHTENSSESISRTTQYIKEKIKDGHGLSTERSINLFLCLLEVKDQTLSTEIQEFVKSDKHSEKKLSAAQCSTISYMLQMSEEPLDELDLKKYNTSDEGRRRLIPAVINCRKAIFAGSNLFCQDCEIVASTLKSSNCVLRELDLSNNDLQDSGVKMLSDGLKSPNCQLEKLRLSGCMVTEEGCGYLSSALSSKPSHLRELDLSYNHPGQSGVQLLKHKLEDPNYKLQILSLNHGDNFRITPGLRKYACDLTLDPNTVNNQLMLSDENRKVMHMKTPQSYPDLPARFDTYPQVLCGESLTERCYWEVEWSGRVTGIAVTYKGISRKGVSDCVFGWNEKSWSLFCSDNSYTVCHNNDRTDLIAPSPPSNRVGVYLDWSAGSLSFYSISDTHTLTHLHTFNTTFSEPLYAGFRVYEASVSLRHFSTVSL, via the exons ATGACAGAAACCACTTCTGCTCAGACTGGAGACCTGCATAAACCACTACATAATGAACTACAAAGAGTCAAAgagcagcacaaaaccagcatgaagaacaagtatgagagattatttgagggactgaaactccaggagaatgaaagcctcctgaacagcatctacacacagctctacatcatagagggagagagagaaggagtgaatgaagaacatgaggttttacagatggagaaaacagccagaacacaacactcacaagacactccaatctactgcaatgacatctttaaagcctccgctgaagcaggatctgaggagaaagagcagatcaagactgttcttactaaaggcatcgctggaatcggaaaaaccgtctctgtgcagaagttcattctggactgggccgagggaaaagccaatcaggatgtagatttcatgtttgtgcttccatttcgagagctgaacttgatccCAGATCATCAGttcagtcttcacagacttctgctggactttcatcctgaacttcaagatctggactcacagatttatgaggagtgtaaagttgtgttcatctttgatggtctggatgaaagcagaatcacactgatgttttcagacgctcagaaagtttgtgatgtgactgagacttcatcagtggctgtgttgatgtcaaagctgatgaaaggagagctgcttccctctgctctcatctggatcacctccagaccagcagcagccaatcagatcccctccaaatacatccaccgtctgacagagattcagggattcactgagcctcagaaggaggaatatttcaggaagagaatcagtgatgagcatcaagccagcagaatcatctcacacatcagaagagcaagaagcctccacatcatgtgccacatccccgtcttctgctggatctcatccactgtgcttcagaagctcctggaagaagatctgagagcagaaatccctcaaactctgactgaaatgtacatccacttcctgctgattcagatcaacatgaggaagcagaagtatgaagagagagatccagagaaacTCCTGCCGTCCGACAGAGAAGTGATTCtgaaacttgctgaagtggctttcaaacagctgatgaagggcaatgtgatgttctatgaggaggacctgattgagagcagcatagacgtcactgacgcctcggtgtattctgggatttgcactgagatctttaagcaggaatctgtgattcatcagaggaaagtctacagcttcattcatctgagCGTTCAGGAGTTTCTTGCTGCTTTCCATGTGTTTTATTGCTATTTAAACAGCACCATGGAGACCCTTAAGGTTATGGTTCCAATGCATAATCTGCTTAAAGGAGCAGTAGATGAAGCCACTGAGCATGAGAATGGACGTCTGGATCTGTTCCTGCGGTTCCTGCTGGgcgtctcactggagtccaatcagagactcttacaggatctactgacacacacagagaacagctcagAGAGCATCAGCAGAACCACACAGTACATTAAAGAGAAGATCAAAGATGGACATGGACTCTCCACTGAacgatccatcaatctgttcctctgtctgctggaagtgaaagatcagactctgtccacagagattcaggagtttgtgaaatcagacaaacactcagagaAGAAACTCTCTGCTGCTCAGTGCTCAACAATCTCCTACATGCTTCAAATGTCAGAGGAGCCGTTGGATGAACTGGACCTCaagaaatacaacacatcagatgAGGGGAGAAGAAGATTGATACCAGCTGTGATCAACTGCAGAAAGGCCAT TTTTGCTGGCAGTAATCTCTTTTGTCAGGATTGTGAAATTGTGGCATCAACTTTAAAgtcctcaaactgtgtcctgagagagctggatctaagTAACAATGACCTGCAAGATTCGGGAGTGAAGATGctctctgatggactgaagagtccaaactgtcagctggAAAAACTGAG gttgtctggctgtatggtgacagaggaaggctgtggttatttgtcttcagctctgagttcaaagccctcacacctgagagagctggatctgagctacaatcacccaggacaATCAGGAGTCCAGCTGCTCAAACACAAACTGGAGGATCCAAACTATAAACTGCAGATACTCAG TTTGAATCATGGAGACAATTTTAGAATCACACCAGGACTGAGAAAAT ATGCGTGTGATCTCACTCTGGATCCAAACACTGTTAACAATCAACTCATGCTGTCTGATGAGAACAGGAAGGTGATGCATATGAAAACACCACAGTCATATCCTGATCTTCCAGCGAGATTTGATACATATCCCCAGGTACTGTGTGGAGAGAGTCTCACTGAACGCTGCTACTGGGAGGTTGAATGGAGTGGAAGAGTGACTGGTATAGCCGTGACATATAAAGGAATCAGCAGGAAGGGAGTAAGTGACTGTGTTTTTGGATGGAATGAAAAATCCTGGAGTCTCTTCTGTTCTGATAACAGTTACACTGTTTGTCACAATAATGACAGAACTGACTTAATTGCACCTTCACCTCCCTCTAATAGAGTAGGAGTGTATCTGGACTGGTCGGCCGgctctctgtccttctacagcatttctgacacacacacactcacacacttacacacattcaacaCCACGTTCTCTGAACCCCTATATGCTGGATTCAGAGTTTATGAAGCCTCAGTGTCTTTGAGACATTTCTCAACAGTATCTCTTTAA